In Quercus lobata isolate SW786 chromosome 12, ValleyOak3.0 Primary Assembly, whole genome shotgun sequence, a genomic segment contains:
- the LOC115971855 gene encoding putative gamma-glutamylcyclotransferase At3g02910, producing MGGDSFGESKGHLIFTYGTLKRGFPNHGLMQSLIDQNDAVFLGTHVTLHSYPLVCGPNGIPYLINLPGSGHRVKGELYSVSTRGLGRLDELEGTALGHYERLPIQTQAEAEAYYAHRSFGEELWEKNGREGLSEYTEREASGYVRREDRPKDRSFVDEVRFFLSSSSSAPK from the coding sequence ATGGGTGGTGACAGTTTTGGGGAATCCAAAGGCCACCTGATCTTCACATACGGCACACTGAAGCGAGGTTTTCCGAACCACGGCTTAATGCAATCCTTGATAGACCAGAACGACGCCGTTTTCCTGGGCACCCACGTGACCCTACACTCCTACCCACTCGTATGCGGACCCAACGGTATCCCATACCTGATCAACCTCCCCGGGTCGGGTCACCGGGTCAAGGGCGAGCTCTACTCCGTGTCAACCCGCGGACTCGGCCGCCTCGACGAGCTGGAGGGCACCGCTCTCGGCCACTACGAGCGGCTCCCCATTCAGACTCAGGCTGAGGCGGAGGCGTACTACGCGCACCGTAGCTTTGGAGAGGAGCTGTGGGAGAAGAATGGGAGAGAGGGGTTGAGTGAGTACACAGAGAGAGAGGCAAGTGGGTATGTGAGAAGAGAGGATAGGCCTAAGGATCGGAGTTTTGTTGACGAGGTGCGTTTCTTTttgtcatcttcttcctctgctCCAAAATGA
- the LOC115971856 gene encoding uncharacterized protein LOC115971856: protein METQGTSLQEPPRVETVGGNSGTSDVICKCGEGWTCVITRTEGPDAGKAFFKCGENCTCDIWDSSGDSNVKQKLENFSGGAFCKCGEGWSCVISKIEGPKAGKAFFECADGCTCSTE from the exons ATGGAGACTCAAGGCACCAGCTTGCAGGAACCACCCAG GGTTGAGACAGTTGGAGGGAATTCTGGCACAAGTGATGTAATTTGCAAGTGTGGTGAAGGGTGGACATGCGTCATTACTAGGACTGAGGGGCCTGATGCAGGGAAGGCCTTCTTCAAATGCGGTGAAAATTGCACCTGTGACAT ATGGGACAGTAGTGGAGACTCGAATGTGAAGCAAAAGCTAGAGAACTTTAGCGGAGGCGCATTCTGCAAGTGTGGTGAAGGTTGGAGTTGTGTCATCTCCAAGATTGAAGGGCCTAAAGCAGGCAAGGCCttttttgaatgtgctgatggTTGCACCTGTTCCACTGAATGA
- the LOC115972564 gene encoding glycine-rich cell wall structural protein 1.8-like produces the protein MAIQKVFSVVFFALLGLGICSATRALLTLENGNVHVGYGTVVHGAVGEHGFTGAGYGGGAGSGEGGGAGYGGAGGLGGGGGGGSGSGGGGGSGAAGGAAGYGSGGGEGGGAGYGEGGEHGAGYGGGGGGGSGGGGGAGYGAGGEHGAGYGSGEGGGAGSGYGAGGASGGGYGGGGGGGSGGGGGAGYGAGGASGGGYGSGEGAGGGAGGGAAGGHGGGGGGGAGSGGGGGGAYGAGGAHGGGYGGGSGSGEGGGHGGYAP, from the coding sequence ATGGCGATTCAGAAAGTGTTTAGTGTTGTTTTCTTTGCTCTGTTGGGCTTAGGTATTTGTTCTGCAACTCGAGCCCTTCTTACCCTTGAAAATGGAAATGTGCATGTTGGCTATGGCACTGTTGTTCATGGAGCTGTAGGAGAACACGGGTTTACTGGTGCTGGCTATGGAGGTGGTGCAGGGAGTGGAGAAGGTGGTGGAGCAGGATATGGAGGTGCGGGTGGacttggtggtggtggtggcggtggaagtggaagtggaggtggaggtggaagTGGGGCAGCTGGTGGTGCTGCTGGATATGGAAGTGGTGGTGGGGAAGGAGGTGGTGCTGGATATGGTGAAGGTGGAGAGCATGGGGCTGGATacggtggtggaggtggtggaggaagtggtggtggtggtggtgctggATATGGTGCAGGAGGAGAACATGGTGCTGGTTATGGAAGCGGTGAAGGAGGAGGTGCTGGTAGCGGCTATGGTGCTGGAGGAGCAAGTGGTGGTGGATATGGTGGAGGAGGTGGCGGTGGGAGTGGCGGGGGCGGTGGAGCAGGTTATGGTGCAGGAGGAGCAAGTGGAGGTGGGTATGGCAGTGGTGAAGGAGCTGGAGGAGGTGCTGGTGGTGGAGCTGCTGGTGGTcatggtggaggtggtggaggtggcgCTGGTTCTGGCGGCGGCGGTGGCGGTGCCTATGGTGCAGGAGGTGCACATGGGGGTGGATACGGAGGAGGCAGTGGGAGTGGAGAGGGTGGTGGCCATGGTGGCTACGCCCCTTAA
- the LOC115972563 gene encoding glycine-rich cell wall structural protein 1.8-like, translated as MAIQKVFSVVFFALLGLGICSATRALLTLENGNVHVGYGTVVHGAVGEHGFTGAGYGGGAGSGEGGGAGYGGAGGLGGGGGGGSGSGGGGGSGAAGGAAGYGSGGGEGGGAGYGEGGEHGAGYGGGGGGGSGGGGGAGYGAGGEHGAGYGSGEGGGAGSGYGAGGAGGGGYGGGGEHGAGYGGGGGGGSGGGGGAGYGAGGEHGAGYGSGEGGGAGSGYGAGGASGGGYGGGGGGGSGGGGGAGYGAGGASGGGYGSGEGAGGGAGGGAAGGHGGGGGGGAGSGGGGGGAYGAGGAHGGGYGGGSGSGEGGGHGGYAP; from the coding sequence ATGGCAATTCAGAAAGTGTTTAGTGTTGTTTTCTTTGCTCTGTTGGGCTTAGGTATTTGTTCTGCAACTCGAGCCCTTCTTACCCTTGAAAATGGAAATGTGCATGTTGGCTATGGCACTGTTGTTCATGGAGCTGTAGGAGAACACGGGTTTACTGGTGCTGGCTATGGAGGTGGTGCAGGGAGTGGAGAAGGTGGTGGAGCAGGATATGGAGGTGCGGGTGGacttggtggtggtggtggcggtggaagtggaagtggaggtggaggtggaagTGGGGCAGCTGGTGGTGCTGCTGGATATGGAAGTGGTGGTGGGGAAGGAGGTGGTGCTGGATATGGTGAAGGTGGAGAGCATGGGGCTGGATacggtggtggaggtggtggaggaagtggtggtggtggtggtgctggATATGGTGCAGGAGGAGAGCATGGTGCTGGTTATGGAAGCGGTGAAGGAGGAGGTGCTGGTAGCGGCTATGGTGCTGGAGGAGCAGGTGGTGGTGGATATGGTGGAGGTGGAGAGCATGGGGCTGGATacggtggtggaggtggtggaggaagtggtggtggtggtggtgctggATATGGTGCAGGAGGAGAGCATGGTGCTGGTTATGGAAGCGGTGAAGGAGGAGGTGCTGGTAGCGGCTATGGTGCTGGAGGAGCAAGTGGTGGTGGATATGGTGGAGGAGGTGGCGGTGGGAGTGGTGGGGGCGGTGGAGCAGGTTATGGTGCAGGAGGAGCAAGTGGAGGTGGGTATGGCAGTGGTGAAGGAGCTGGAGGAGGTGCTGGTGGTGGAGCTGCTGGTGGTcatggtggaggtggtggaggtggcgCTGGTTCTGGCGGCGGCGGTGGCGGTGCCTATGGTGCAGGAGGTGCACATGGGGGTGGATACGGAGGAGGCAGTGGGAGTGGAGAGGGTGGTGGCCATGGTGGCTACGCCCCTTAA
- the LOC115970121 gene encoding glycine-rich cell wall structural protein 1.8-like, with protein sequence MATCKVVSVFLFLLLALGICSATRALLENVFGGYGEVVGEHGVVGYGSGGGGGSGVGYGAVGGHGRGYGGGGASYGAGGAGHGSGGGEGGGAGYEAGGEHGAGYGGGYGARGEHGASYGGGVRGGSSGRRGAGYDASGAHVAGSGNHGGGDRGLDKGADCNTDKGCIGPVNGDRYGTKVEHGCGDGGCHGSNNSGSYGSEGEHGARYGGGGGSGEGGYIP encoded by the coding sequence ATGGCTACATGCAAAGTTGTTAGTGTTTTCCTCTTTCTGTTACTGGCTTTAGGCATTTGTTCTGCAACTAGAGCCTtacttgaaaatgtttttggAGGTTATGGTGAAGTTGTAGGGGAGCATGGCGTTGTTGGCTATggaagtggtggtggtggtggtagtggagTGGGCTATGGAGCTGTTGGGGGACATGGCAGAGgatatggtggtggtggagctAGTTATGGTGCAGGAGGGGCTGGACATGGAAGTGGTGGTGGTGAAGGAGGAGGTGCTGGATATGAAGCTGGTGGTGAACATGGAGCAGGATATGGTGGTGGTTATGGTGCCAGAGGAGAGCATGGGGCTAGCTATGGAGGGGGAGTTCGTGGCGGGAGCAGTGGCCGCCGTGGTGCAGGCTATGATGCTAGTGGAGCACATGTTGCTGGTTCTGGCAATCATGGAGGAGGCGATAGAGGTTTAGATAAAGGCGCTGACTGCAATACTGATAAAGGTTGTATTGGTCCTGTAAATGGTGACAGATATGGTACTAAAGTTGAACATGGCTGCGGTGATGGTGGTTGTCATGGTAGTAATAATAGTGGCAGCTATGGTTCCGAAGGGGAACATGGAGCAAGATATGGAGGAGGTGGTGGGAGTGGCGAAGGTGGCTATATCCCTTGA